A window of the Gossypium hirsutum isolate 1008001.06 chromosome A03, Gossypium_hirsutum_v2.1, whole genome shotgun sequence genome harbors these coding sequences:
- the LOC107887361 gene encoding pentatricopeptide repeat-containing protein At5g66520 isoform X1: MSSSSKRCLTLLEKCKNMKQLKQAHAQAFTSGLRANSFALSRLLAFCAEPNHGSLTYAWNLFTHIQDPTICICNTLIKAFFLKGETFKTLQFYSNMLNKGMSPDNYTLPFVLKACSKLQFFHFGELVYGHCLKLGFVFDIFVGNALLSMFCGFDNVKVARYIFDDIPGLDVVSWTVMISGYGQMGDIDTARLLFDEAPVKDRGIWGAMISGYVKNNCFKEGLYMFRLMQMSDTEPDEAIFVSILSACARLGALDTGIWIHKYMDQQKFPLTLRLRTCLVDMYAKCGNLGIAKKLFDEMQQRDVVSWNVMISGMAMHGDGGSAIQLFRQMEKDGVRPDDITFIALFSACSCSGLAFEGLRILDRMCNVYMIEPKSEHFGCIIDLLIRGGLFEEANQIIQRMPDSSNPSDEAIAWRALLSSYCSSGEAKLAEVAAEKLMRLEDHSGVYVLLSNLYASSGKHYDAKRIKQMMKSRGVNKVPGCSSIKINGEVHEFIAGEKSHLQMEEIHLILEKLDKQLHHAGLSPYS; encoded by the coding sequence ATGTCAAGCAGTAGCAAGAGATGCCTAACACTTTTGGAGAAATGCAAGAACATGAAACAACTAAAGCAAGCTCATGCTCAAGCATTCACGTCTGGTCTTCGCGCCAACAGCTTTGCTTTGAGCAGGCTCTTAGCTTTCTGTGCAGAGCCCAATCACGGAAGTCTTACCTATGCCTGGAACCTCTTCACACACATTCAGGACCCCACCATTTGTATCTGCAACACCCTCATCAAAGCTTTCTTTCTCAAAGGTGAAACCTTTAAAACCCTCCAATTTTACAGCAACATGTTGAACAAAGGCATGTCCCCTGATAATTATACTTTGCCTTTTGTGTTGAAAGCTTGTTCAAAGTTGCAGTTTTTTCACTTTGGGGAATTGGTTTATGGTCATTGTCTGAAACTGGGTTTTGTGTTTGATATTTTTGTGGGTAACGCTTTGCTTTCTATGTTCTGTGGGTTTGACAATGTGAAAGTAGCAAGGTACATCTTTGACGATATTCCTGGGCTTGATGTTGTTTCATGGACAGTTATGATTTCTGGGTATGGGCAAATGGGTGATATCGACACTGCAAGATTGCTGTTTGATGAGGCTCCAGTGAAAGATAGAGGAATTTGGGGGGCCATGATTTCTGGATATGTAAAAAATAATTGCTTTAAAGAGGGCCTTTACATGTTCAGGCTAATGCAAATGAGTGATACAGAGCCTGATGAGGCTATATTTGTGAGTATTCTTAGTGCCTGTGCTCGTTTAGGTGCTTTAGATACCGGAATTTGGATTCATAAATATATGGATCAACAGAAGTTTCCATTGACTCTTCGTTTGAGGACTTGTCTTGTGGATATGTATGCAAAATGTGGGAATTTGGGAATTGCTAAAAAGCTGTTTGATGAAATGCAGCAAAGAGATGTTGTTAGCTGGAATGTAATGATTTCTGGAATGGCAATGCATggggatggaggaagtgcaattCAACTGTTTAGGCAAATGGAGAAAGATGGTGTCAGGCCTGATGACATTACTTTTATAGCTCTTTTTAGTGCTTGTAGTTGTTCTGGTCTAGCATTTGAAGGTCTAAGGATACTGGATAGAATGTGTAACGTGTATATGATTGAACCTAAAAGTGAACATTTTGGGTGCATAATTGATCTACTTATCCGAGGTGGGCTCTTTGAAGAAgctaatcaaataattcaaagaaTGCCAGATTCAAGCAATCCCTCTGACGAAGCCATTGCCTGGAGAGCATTGCTGAGTTCGTATTGTAGTAGCGGAGAAGCCAAACTGGCTGAAGTTGCTGCTGAGAAGCTCATGCGACTAGAAGATCATAGTGGGGTATATGTTTTGCTCTCAAATCTGTATGCATCCTCAGGGAAGCATTATGATGCCAAAAGAATAAAACAGATGATGAAAAGCCGAGGAGTGAATAAGGTTCCAGGATGCAGCTCTATCAAGATCAATGGGGAAGTTCACGAGTTTATCGCGGGGGAGAAAAGCCACCTACAAATGGAGGAAATACACTTAATTTTGGAGAAGTTAGACAAGCAATTGCATCATGCAGGTTTGAGCCCTTATTCATAG
- the LOC107887362 gene encoding probable leucine-rich repeat receptor-like protein kinase At1g35710 — protein sequence MARLFTLLFLFFPVLNLSFCKTLKRDVKALNEIKASLGWRVVYAWVGDDPCGDGNLPPWSGITCTLMGDYRVVTELEVYAVSIVGPFPVPVTNLFDLTRLDMHNNKLTGPIPPQIERLKRLKILNLRWNKLQDVLPSEIGELKSLTHLYLSFNNFKGEIPKELASLPELRYLHLHQNRFSGRIPAELGTLEKLQHLDVGNNHLVGTIKQLISMYGCFPSLRNLYLNNNYLTGGFPAKIAGLTNLEILYLSYNKLSGVIPHEIIHLPRLTSLHLDHNQFAGRIPEALYRHPFVKEMYIAGNSFQKGAKSIGVPRILELADSEFLV from the exons ATGGCGCGCTTATTCACTCTTCTCTTCCTTTTCTTTCCAGTTCTCAACCTTTCCTTCTGCAAAACTCTCAAACGCGAtg TTAAAGCACTGAACGAAATAAAGGCGTCGTTAGGTTGGAGAGTGGTGTACGCTTGGGTCGGTGACGATCCTTGCGGCGATGGAAATCTGCCGCCGTGGTCCGGTATCACCTGCACCCTCATGGGTGACTACAGAGTTGTCACCGAAtt AGAAGTTTATGCAGTGTCAATCGTGGGGCCGTTTCCCGTTCCGGTGACAAATTTGTTCGATCTTACAAGACT TGATATGCATAATAACAAGCTGACCGGACCCATTCCGCCTCAAATCGAGCGGCTTAAACGTCTTAAAATACT TAATTTGAGATGGAATAAGCTACAAGATGTTCTTCCTTCTGAAATTGGTGAACTTAAGAGTCTAACACATCT GTATCTGAGCTTCAATAACTTTAAAGGGGAAATCCCGAAGGAGCTAGCGAGTCTACCGGAGCTTCGTTACTTACATCTGCATCAAAACCGGTTTTCAGGCCGGATTCCAGCAGAGTTAGGTACTTTGGAGAAACTTCAGCACTT GGATGTTGGGAACAATCATTTGGTCGGTACTATAAAACAGCTCATAAGCATGTATGGTTGTTTCCCATCGCTTCGAAACCT TTACCTAAATAATAACTACTTAACTGGAGGATTTCCGGCAAAGATAGCAGGCTTGACCAACTTGGAAATCTT GTACCTATCCTACAACAAACTTTCAGGAGTAATACCACATGAAATCATTCATCTCCCCCGGTTGACATCCTT GCATTTAGATCACAACCAATTTGCAGGAAGAATTCCTGAAGCACTCTATAGACATCCCTTTGTGAAAGAAAT GTACATTGCAGGAAATTCATTCCAGAAAGGAGCAAAATCCATCGGTGTCCCTAGGATCCTGGAACTTGCTGACTCAGAGTTCCTAGTTTAG
- the LOC107887361 gene encoding putative pentatricopeptide repeat-containing protein At5g40405 isoform X2, which produces MSSSSKRCLTLLEKCKNMKQLKQAHAQAFTSGLRANSFALSRLLAFCAEPNHGSLTYAWNLFTHIQDPTICICNTLIKAFFLKVMISGYGQMGDIDTARLLFDEAPVKDRGIWGAMISGYVKNNCFKEGLYMFRLMQMSDTEPDEAIFVSILSACARLGALDTGIWIHKYMDQQKFPLTLRLRTCLVDMYAKCGNLGIAKKLFDEMQQRDVVSWNVMISGMAMHGDGGSAIQLFRQMEKDGVRPDDITFIALFSACSCSGLAFEGLRILDRMCNVYMIEPKSEHFGCIIDLLIRGGLFEEANQIIQRMPDSSNPSDEAIAWRALLSSYCSSGEAKLAEVAAEKLMRLEDHSGVYVLLSNLYASSGKHYDAKRIKQMMKSRGVNKVPGCSSIKINGEVHEFIAGEKSHLQMEEIHLILEKLDKQLHHAGLSPYS; this is translated from the exons ATGTCAAGCAGTAGCAAGAGATGCCTAACACTTTTGGAGAAATGCAAGAACATGAAACAACTAAAGCAAGCTCATGCTCAAGCATTCACGTCTGGTCTTCGCGCCAACAGCTTTGCTTTGAGCAGGCTCTTAGCTTTCTGTGCAGAGCCCAATCACGGAAGTCTTACCTATGCCTGGAACCTCTTCACACACATTCAGGACCCCACCATTTGTATCTGCAACACCCTCATCAAAGCTTTCTTTCTCAAAG TTATGATTTCTGGGTATGGGCAAATGGGTGATATCGACACTGCAAGATTGCTGTTTGATGAGGCTCCAGTGAAAGATAGAGGAATTTGGGGGGCCATGATTTCTGGATATGTAAAAAATAATTGCTTTAAAGAGGGCCTTTACATGTTCAGGCTAATGCAAATGAGTGATACAGAGCCTGATGAGGCTATATTTGTGAGTATTCTTAGTGCCTGTGCTCGTTTAGGTGCTTTAGATACCGGAATTTGGATTCATAAATATATGGATCAACAGAAGTTTCCATTGACTCTTCGTTTGAGGACTTGTCTTGTGGATATGTATGCAAAATGTGGGAATTTGGGAATTGCTAAAAAGCTGTTTGATGAAATGCAGCAAAGAGATGTTGTTAGCTGGAATGTAATGATTTCTGGAATGGCAATGCATggggatggaggaagtgcaattCAACTGTTTAGGCAAATGGAGAAAGATGGTGTCAGGCCTGATGACATTACTTTTATAGCTCTTTTTAGTGCTTGTAGTTGTTCTGGTCTAGCATTTGAAGGTCTAAGGATACTGGATAGAATGTGTAACGTGTATATGATTGAACCTAAAAGTGAACATTTTGGGTGCATAATTGATCTACTTATCCGAGGTGGGCTCTTTGAAGAAgctaatcaaataattcaaagaaTGCCAGATTCAAGCAATCCCTCTGACGAAGCCATTGCCTGGAGAGCATTGCTGAGTTCGTATTGTAGTAGCGGAGAAGCCAAACTGGCTGAAGTTGCTGCTGAGAAGCTCATGCGACTAGAAGATCATAGTGGGGTATATGTTTTGCTCTCAAATCTGTATGCATCCTCAGGGAAGCATTATGATGCCAAAAGAATAAAACAGATGATGAAAAGCCGAGGAGTGAATAAGGTTCCAGGATGCAGCTCTATCAAGATCAATGGGGAAGTTCACGAGTTTATCGCGGGGGAGAAAAGCCACCTACAAATGGAGGAAATACACTTAATTTTGGAGAAGTTAGACAAGCAATTGCATCATGCAGGTTTGAGCCCTTATTCATAG